ttttatttttttcttctttttttagttGTCTTGATAAAAATGGCTTTGTTTTAACccattttctttcatttgaagGCACCTTTGAGTCCAGAGGAGAGCATATCATCAGTGTTGTCTGTCATTTCTGGATTAACGGAGAAGCATCATGGTGGATATGTGGACTACACTGGGCAAAGCTTACCCTGGTGATCTCCATACTGTGTCACACTGTCTGAGTGCCAGATGACCGCTGAGAAGCTAAGACCAGAGAAACAGCCTGctgtattaattattcatgtttCCACCTGTATCTACTGACCAAGaagtaaaatagtgaagtaaccTTAGGTCTTTGGAGAATTGAATTGTAATGAAAGGTTACAGGGGTGTGTTTATACTTTGTCGTGGATATTGCCTTTtctatgaatataaaataaaagataagaCAGACAGTAAGGTGAGTCGAATGCCATTTAtgagttttatttttgaatCCATCTCCACATCAGCTGTCAAGTGATTGTGACAGATTAAAGTTGCGTGGTAATATTGAGAGTTTAGCGTGTGGAGAAGACGTTGAACGTTAATACAGCCTCTGAGAGCGAGTTCAGCCGGGTGCAGTGGAGGTCATGGTGTGTCGGTGCTGGATTCGGTTGAAATTAGGGTTGACTTATTTCCTCTGACGTGAGAGAGGAAGGCAGACTGTCGAGAGCTCCGATTTCTGCAGTACAAATGTGAGAATTAGAACAATTCACTTTCTTGCAGTCAAATTAAGCTCTTATTTGCCTCAAACCTACAGAGATGGTTATTCAGAATGCACGGTGTATATACATTACTTTTCTTTTATGTgtctgtttattaatattttgatggTTCCAGTTACTAGTATAAGTCAGAGGTgaattcttttaatttattaattgaaCTTTGCTTTGGAATTTGAAATGAATTGGTCAACACTTACAGGACACATTTGAATTTAAGCTGGAATGACTGGATTGAATGGTTAACAGTAACACCGCAATTGAATTTTAATAGGCCAACGCAACAAAAAAATGGCCGAAAACTGAAAACATctatattgaattttttttttttttttgtttctggaaaaaaaaaaaaatacagggtaaaaaaaaacctgtagtATTGccaaatatcattacaattaaaaaaaatacaagtaaaaataaaataattttatctaatatttCAGTATAACATGATcctacaaaaattaattttaaatttaattaaatgaatcaaaggcttatatatatatatatatatatatatataaaatatatttttaaatgtatatactttatttatttatatttatatactatataactATACTCCCAgcaatttgaagttgatatgtCTTGATTGTAGTTTCATAAATctgataaaaaaatttaaaaaaaatctcaaaataaataacaactaCACTTACCTTTTAATTTGAGATAAGAAAGAAAGTCTATAATAGTGTGGACAATATCCTCATCTGCTATCCTCAGAGCTgctaaaaagcaaaaacaagatTTTATAAGGTCATTCTCAGttattattttacttccaaAGCCTTACCACAACATCTGTGAAAGTACATTAACGATAAATGAATTGTGTAATTAACCTCCCAGCCTTTAGAGAGTCTAATAAACCATATAGAACAATGATCTTAATTAACACAAATCCGTTTTGGGAGTCCCTACAGGCGGTGCATGTTTCTTACCTGTCTTGAAATCTTCCTCTATGGGCATTTCTCTCTTGCCTGCCAGTCCGTGCTTGTCGCTAAGGGTCCTGTGGCTGTCTATGGCATCTGATCACAAAGCAAAACCACACATAATCACATTGATCGTTTGAACAGCCCACTGAGCACCACGCCGTCAGACCCTGACGCCCCGGCTGATATTCATAGACCTGCCTGTGGCACACATATGTTCCTAATGCGACAAGTCATTACCCGAGGAATATCTTTTTGGTTGGGTTTCTGTTTTTGGGACAGATTGAGTAGAGCAACCTGCAGGAATTGAGTCATGGAATTGCTTTTTTGTTGCAAGGCAAAGCACACGCTCACatccttgtgaaaaagaagtgtactTTTGGTGTACTTTAAATCTTagaagtgtatttttaaaatctgcatTTGCAGATGATATTACATAAATTAAAGAAAGTCCTCTTTCATGACTATGTTTATTAACAcatggaaataatatacttaagtgcaagtttttggacacttaattGCGTAA
This genomic stretch from Onychostoma macrolepis isolate SWU-2019 chromosome 25, ASM1243209v1, whole genome shotgun sequence harbors:
- the gal gene encoding galanin peptides, yielding MHRCVGGVCVSLIVCAFLTETLGMVIAAKEKRGWTLNSAGYLLGPHAIDSHRTLSDKHGLAGKREMPIEEDFKTAALRIADEDIVHTIIDFLSYLKLKEIGALDSLPSSLTSEEISQP